The DNA sequence caggtacaggtgggtagccgtgttggtctgccatagtcgaaacaaaataggaaacaaaataggaaattctttccagtagcaccttagagaccaactgagtttgttcttggtatgagctttcgtgtgcatgcacacttcttcagatacctcacagggttgttgtaaagatgaaatggggaggaggagaaccttgtgtaccaccttgaactcctttgAAGATAAAgaatggtatataaatgtaagaaataaataaaccaagcagAGGCTTGTCTGAAAagcaatgtttttgcctggtgcctaaaagttgCCCGTGATGGTACCAGGcatgcctccttggggagagcatttcataagtggggagccaccactgaaaaggtctgtTCTCATGTTTCCACCTTCAAAGAGGACACATGGAGAATGACCTCATGATGATGAATGCAAAATCTGGGGTCGGTCATATTAAACAGAAGGCAGAAATCTTTGCTGATCTGCTGCAGATCACCCAGAAACCCAGCCGTAGATCCCAATCAGCCTTCTGCCCATCACTAGCTTATAATAATCTCTAGACTGGTTTTTTCCCTACCTCACCTCTCTCTATCCCCTTTCCTCATCAATCTGTCTGATGAGGCAGCTTCCAACTTCCCTCCCAAGGTACCCACAGAACAAATGACTCCAGGGGATTTGAGCAAACGGCCAAATTAAGCTATAGGAGCAGAAGGCTGGAATCATACATGATTGCTAGATATTTAAGGGCTGTGTAGATGCTAATTATTGCTACCGATTATCCCTTTCCAAATTCTGTTACTGTCCTCCCCATCTTGCTAAGTAAAATTTTACTGGGACTTTCACCCACTTGTATTCAGTTAAATAGTGGAAATGAATAAACAGTGGAAGCAGGCCAGATCCTCCAGGCATTTTGCAGTTCTCTTCAACCCTGTGGAGTTGTAAAATCAGAATTAAACACTGAAGCACATTTCTCGCTTTGTCTTCTGTGgagttttatttttgttgcagaagctgtttttttttaaaagtccaacaTTCCAAATGGTTGAGTGGattccccccaaaacatggacAGCTTCATAAGGACCAGAAAGTCATTTCTCCAATAAGAACTTGCTGTGCAGTAAGCTACATACAAAATAGTCTATAGAGATATGAAGCGGCAGGATTTTCCGATTGGCTTGGAGGAACTTTAAGCAATGTAATAGCAGATCCATAAAGCAGGTGGGGGAACTACACAGACCAAGACTTCATTAGCGCTGGTGACTTAAGTATACCTCTCACAAGTGTTACCAGTGTATATATGAACAGAAAtaaatggaaaatggagcaaaagCCTCTGTCAATATTAGTCCGTGTAATTAAAATTATATCAATATCCATATTTTTCAGATTAAGGCTTCACATAGGATTTTCACCGCTTGCTCACTATATTAAATATTGTGTTCGTCAGAAGTATGTGCCCTCACAAATCCGAGATGAGTATATGAGGTATTTTAATTAAAGCTTCCCCTTCACAATACCTGTGCAGAGCTCCGTAAAAGATGATCAGCATTAGACTCTAGGGGTAAGAAGAGAGGGTGAGTTCAGTCTGTTGCTGACATTTTAGGTCATGTAGCTTTTAATGTGAACTAGCTTGTTGGCAGCTAAGATATTTGAATTCTAAAATTCCCATTTCCTTAGAGTTAATAAGCCCATATGAGTCATTTTTTTCATGAATTTGTAGGGCTGCCCCCATTTTATGTTAATAAAGGAAGGCAGTTTGCTTAAAAACATTCCTTTAGACGAGTTTCctgtattgaaatgaatggagtatCCTTCGTTCACACATTAGTTCTGGGTACACATCGGAGCAAgtcctgctttgcattcagatcCATGTAACTTAATAAAATGTGAAATGCAGATTCCTCCATTTTGAAGTGCTTAAATCGTTTCAAAATTCATTATCCAAGACATGTTAAGTACTTCGCAGTCACTGGTTTGCATCTACAGGGTTGTCAGTGCTGgtgaaaaaaacccacaatataCAATTATCCTCTTCTGCCTAGCATGGGGTGCTTACAGCTTATGGACAGGTTTTAATCACAACTGCAATTTACAGAACAATGGATTTAAGAAGATGGTAAAGCTTGTTGCAATTGCATAGCATTGtgccatgttttgttttctacactAGATGGTATACGTCGCTTTGATGTTAATAGGAACAAGCTTGTTCTCCAGAGTTACACCAAATTTCTCTCTCAGTGTTTTCTCCACCTCGTCATCGCTCAGTGTTGTGTGCTTCACCAGATCTGTGCCTTCCATGTGGTTAAATTTTGTCTCCACGAGTGTCCATCCAATCAAAGCCCTAAACCCATCATTGGTCTGGAGGCTGCAGATAGATTTCTTAGTAAACACGGAATCTGGGGACGTTTGGAGATAGGAGCACTGGAACCGAAAGTCTTCTACTGTCCTTGGCTCAAGGCTGAACAGGTAGATACTCCTGCGCTCCCTTTTTTCCAAGAGATCTGAGTTGGCAAAGTTTTGATTGGGAATGTATTGTTTCCTTCTTATTTTCTCATAGTACCAAATACCGTTGTCTTCTGTGAAACGAAAGATCCCAGGCATTTGTGGCTGGTCTTTGCCAGACACCAGCTCCAACGGTTGCCACATTTGGTAGGAGACACCAAAGCCTGCATCAACGATGTAGGCTCTCTCGTCAATAGCCACCTTGATGATGAGATGGGTCATTTGAGTGGCATAGGCATTTTGCTGCGGGTTATAAACATAAGCTCCCAGTATGGTGGTgttatatcccagctttttcaGAACCCAAGACAAAAGCTGGTTGTTCTCCATGCACCAACCTCCTCGTTTTTCCTTCACGATCTTGTTGTAAACATGATCTAAGTCTAGAGTAATCGTCTCCCCGCAGTGGATGCTGAGGTTTTCAAAGGGCACAGCTCGTATGTGGTGCTGGAAGATCGTCGCTAAGGTTCCAAAATCCAGTTTTTCGAGAGAGCCTTTGTAGCCGATTCTTGTGAAATATTCTTCAATGTTCATGTTTCCTGGAAGGCAAATGTTAAAGCAGCTAATTAAAAATGATGACAGCCTGAAAGGGTTCTTTCCCCATCCTGCCAGCTTGCACAGTGGTTTCTCTGAATCTATTTAAGGAGAGTAGCATCAAAGAAGTTGCATAGCTGAAGCAGAGATGTGCAGGAACAAAATACCTGTTTAGATCTACTAAGTGCCTAACAAAGACCCTCCTTTGATAGTGCTCTGTTCTTGCAACCTGGTATGCATGTGTTGAGTATGGTGAACTGGTTTGTTTGTGGAGGTTGTGTTTTCTGCAGCAGTAACAAGGGCTGTAGCTCTTTAGCAGAGGAggtgctttgcatacagaaggtgccaggtttcttaacatctccaggtagggccatgAAAGATTACTGTGGGAGGgtaactgccagtcagtgtaggcaatattatGTTATATGtacaaatggtctgacttggtataaaactGCTTCCTCTGCCTGAGCCCCCCTAGAGCCACCACCACCTCAAGTGGACAAATAgattaatggtctgactcagtctaagcAGTTTTACACATTCAGCAGAAATTTATACATGAATTAAGAtatttatatacagtcgtaccttggaagttgaatggaatccattccggaagtccgttcgacttccaaaatgtttgaaaaccaaagcacagcttctgattggctgcaggaagctcctgcagccaatcagaagctgcagaagccccgttggatgtttggcttccaaaaacagttcacaaacagtcacttccgggtttgcaacgttcgggagccaaaacattcgggaactaagctgttcgacttccaaggtacaactgtactgctaTTATGGGAACATTTCAAGATGGTGTACAGTTGCATAAAATGCAATtcaaaaatagacaaatacaacacaaaaaaatacaaactcTTTTAAAATCAAGCTCAATCAATATACTTAGAattgcttaaaattctacagcgACTAACATGGACAGCCAGCGAAGGCAAGTAAGTGTTCAGCATCCAATGAAATGATTTCAAAGTTGGTGCATTTCTTATTTCTGGAAGAAGCCATTCCAGCACCACGACAGAAAAGATCAGGTTATTGGTTGTGGCCAGATGGAGATCTGCAGGCTATAGCAGAACCAGGAGGACCTATCCAAAATCCAAGGGTCTACACCAGTTAAAGTTGctcttaagaaaaacaaaacaaaaagtatcttacctgttttatctgttttttgttttgagattTCCCTGTGCTTTTCAGATTGCAGTCTGCTGTACTGTGTGTATAAAGAGCTGAGCTGGATTTTTCAACTTCAGATCTGCAAAGATCTTAATTCTTCCGTTcttgccccccctctctctatcgTCTTATTGGGGGTTGGTCATTAAAAAGCTTGGAGGGGAGAAAGTCCATCTGAAATGTCTGCATATATTCCAGTTCCACTGATCCATGAACTGATTGAACTTTGGTtcttaactttttaaaagagtTGTCCTAACACGACAAAACAGCTTGCTTGATATGAGAAGCAGCTGGACACGTAATATGGGGCATTGGACCACTGAAATCAGTAGCTTGTATCCAGCACTGCAGAGTCGCTCGCTCACAATATAGTGATGGTGACAAACTTGGATGGCTCGAAAAGAGGgcgagacaaattcatggaggataaggctatcaatagctactagccggAATGGCTATGCTGTGTCTCCATGCTCAGAGACAGTAACActtctgaattaaaaaaaaatcaaaaataaaaaaaaatccctacagtagcaccttagagaccaactaagtttgttcttggtatgtgatTTCGTGTGCAGTTTCCTTGCATATTCAGTAGGATAAGTGGATTgtagagggttcttaattctaagacccttaggtataatgtccaggttcttgcatttagtcagaaagaagatgtcggtctgtacatgtgcaagtttcttggtgaggttgatggacttccatttcatgcagctcaatgtggtgccttccatagttccagttacagataggtagccatgttggtctgccatagtcaaaaaaaaaaaaaaaaaatcattccagtagcaccttagagaccaactaagtttgttcttggtatgagctttcgtgtgcatgcacacttcttcagatacactgaaacagaagtcaccagccccttatatatagtgagggagtaacTTCTGAATTAGTTACTGAAGCTGCAGGAGGGTAGAGCTGCTATTGTGCCTTCgttctgcttgtaggcttctcatgggcatctggttggccactgagaacggTGATGCTAGATTAGAATTGGCCAGATATCACAGAGATCGTTATGCTTCTTAAGTTCTAATGAGAGTATCCTtaataaaattaatggacctaaattagtcgtgtccattaatttcaatgggttgttGCTGACTAAatccttctcagagtagacctattaaaattaatgtcTCTAAGGCAGTCAGTTAATTCCAAGTAGAATTAACGTTGGCTGCAACCCATAGCTGAGTGGTTCCAGTTGAGCCATGTCAGGTCCCATCTCCCTTTTTGACTTTTCTCAAAGAACACCCACCAGAATAAAAAGTTTTAGAAATGTGGCATAAAAAAGATGCCTTTGGGTATTTTTCACCCTAACATGAAGACTGCCCTGATTAACAGCTGGGTTTTATATTGCTAAATATAGTGAATCAATAATTGAATGTTCCTGCTTCCTAACATCTGCATTCCTAACATCAAATGTCtgctatctctctcccccccccccgcccccattttagGATTGGGGATTTTTCTCTCATGGGGCAACACAGCAACCTTTACATTTTGTTGATGTTATCTTCTTTACTTTCAGCATGAGTTGGTAATAAAAAATACTGTTGATTTCACACTCCATCATAGCAAGGAATAGCAAAATATTAATTGAGAGAAACATTATtacattcatcatcatcatcatcatcatcatcatcatgtctagttgagattcctgcattgaagagggttgtactagatgcatagctgtcaacttttcccttttttaaagggaaattatcttattccgaataggactcctcgcaagaaaagggaaaagttgacagctatgactagatgaccctcagggtcccttccaactctacaattctatgcttctgtgaTCCAAGCATCATCCTCCAAATTTGCTTTGAATGTTTGTAGCTCAGGTAGCTCTTCAAATCAAAACATGGATATCAAGCTGTTGTTAATGGGGACAAGCTTCTTATCTAATCTTATGTTGAATCGCTCCTGCAGAGTTTTCTCCACTTCGTCGTCAGTAAGGGTGGTGCTTTTCACCAGATCCATGTGGTCCTTGTAATTATATGTGGTTTCCGTTAATGTCCACCCAGTCAAAACCTGAAAGCCGCTGGTGGTCTGCAGGCTACAGATAGACTTCTTCACAAACAGGGAATCTGGAGCAGTTTGAAGATGCAGGTTCCTAGGCCGAAACTCTTCTATCGTCCGTGGCTGAAGGGTAAATGAGAAAACTTTCTTGCAGGTCATGTTTTCT is a window from the Lacerta agilis isolate rLacAgi1 chromosome 8, rLacAgi1.pri, whole genome shotgun sequence genome containing:
- the LOC117050896 gene encoding arylamine N-acetyltransferase, pineal gland isozyme NAT-10-like is translated as MNIEEYFTRIGYKGSLEKLDFGTLATIFQHHIRAVPFENLSIHCGETITLDLDHVYNKIVKEKRGGWCMENNQLLSWVLKKLGYNTTILGAYVYNPQQNAYATQMTHLIIKVAIDERAYIVDAGFGVSYQMWQPLELVSGKDQPQMPGIFRFTEDNGIWYYEKIRRKQYIPNQNFANSDLLEKRERRSIYLFSLEPRTVEDFRFQCSYLQTSPDSVFTKKSICSLQTNDGFRALIGWTLVETKFNHMEGTDLVKHTTLSDDEVEKTLREKFGVTLENKLVPINIKATYTI